The following are encoded in a window of Kitasatospora fiedleri genomic DNA:
- a CDS encoding peroxiredoxin-like family protein has product MSVNAELRAFYERRQEQLPTEVSEVMQRATRELAASGQADRALAAGARAPSFTLPSATGRSVDLAALLADGPVVLTFYRGAWCPYCNIALRALQQHHAAIAARGARLVAVSPQIPDESLSQAEKNGLDFEVLSDLGCDTARRYGLAFDLPEDLAAVYVRVGIDLDRSHAGHPRTLPIPATYVIDRAGTIRWAFVDADYTARAEPADVLAALDGLDGLDGLDKFDGLDGPQEAEGPGGRD; this is encoded by the coding sequence ATGAGCGTCAACGCCGAACTGCGCGCCTTCTACGAGCGCCGCCAGGAGCAACTGCCCACCGAGGTGAGCGAGGTGATGCAGCGGGCGACCCGGGAGCTGGCCGCCTCCGGGCAGGCCGACCGGGCGCTGGCCGCCGGGGCGCGGGCGCCGTCCTTCACCCTGCCCTCGGCCACCGGCCGGAGCGTCGACCTGGCCGCCCTGCTGGCCGACGGCCCGGTCGTGCTGACCTTCTACCGGGGCGCCTGGTGCCCCTACTGCAACATCGCCCTGCGCGCGCTCCAGCAGCACCACGCGGCCATCGCGGCCCGCGGCGCCCGGCTGGTGGCCGTCTCGCCGCAGATCCCGGACGAGTCGCTGTCGCAGGCCGAGAAGAACGGGCTGGACTTCGAGGTGCTGAGCGACCTCGGCTGCGACACCGCCCGGCGGTACGGCCTCGCCTTCGACCTGCCGGAGGACCTCGCGGCCGTCTACGTCCGGGTCGGCATCGACCTGGACCGCTCCCACGCGGGCCACCCGCGCACCCTGCCGATCCCGGCGACCTACGTCATCGACCGCGCGGGCACGATCCGCTGGGCCTTCGTCGACGCCGACTACACCGCCCGCGCCGAGCCGGCCGACGTCCTGGCGGCGCTCGACGGGCTCGACGGGCTCGACGGGCTCGACAAGTTCGACGGCCTCGACGGGCCGCAGGAGGCGGAGGGGCCGGGCGGACGGGACTGA
- a CDS encoding TetR/AcrR family transcriptional regulator, with translation MADVKHFDPDAALDTVMRLFWRQGVTATGIQDIVNATGLNRSSLYATFGGKQELYRAALQRYARERSRLLLRPLEEGDRGLPAVREFFAGLVETRCTGEFARWGCMFSNAHAGSENADPAVRAVLDRQHQRLRTALHTALVSAQRQHQLAAHTDPGPAADVLALLAHGVNLRSRAGADARQLQATVTAAITAVARPA, from the coding sequence ATGGCGGACGTCAAGCACTTCGATCCGGACGCGGCGCTCGACACCGTGATGCGCCTGTTCTGGCGGCAGGGCGTGACCGCCACCGGCATCCAGGACATCGTCAACGCCACCGGCCTCAACCGCTCCAGCCTGTACGCCACGTTCGGCGGCAAGCAGGAGCTCTACCGCGCCGCGCTCCAGCGCTACGCCCGGGAGCGCTCCCGGCTGCTGCTCCGCCCGCTGGAGGAGGGCGACCGCGGCCTGCCGGCCGTCCGCGAGTTCTTCGCCGGGCTGGTCGAGACCCGCTGCACCGGCGAGTTCGCCCGGTGGGGCTGCATGTTCTCCAACGCCCACGCGGGCAGCGAGAACGCCGACCCCGCGGTGCGCGCCGTCCTCGACCGGCAGCACCAGCGGCTGCGCACCGCCCTGCACACCGCCCTGGTGTCGGCGCAGCGGCAGCACCAGCTCGCCGCGCACACCGACCCGGGCCCGGCCGCCGACGTCCTGGCCCTGCTGGCCCACGGGGTGAACCTGCGCTCCCGCGCCGGGGCGGACGCCCGACAGTTGCAGGCCACCGTCACCGCGGCCATCACCGCGGTGGCCCGCCCCGCCTGA
- a CDS encoding helix-turn-helix transcriptional regulator, whose translation MDELGKFLKSRRARLHPADTALGSYGGRRRVPGLRREELAQLAGVSASYYARLEQGLGQNVSDAVLDSLARALRLDDAERAHLLALARPNRAAAGCAARVARQLPDGLQRLMAMMGDVPVMVLSPTSDVLAWNPLARAVFGAHHGDRDDRDDRAGHEGLPNMTRMIFLDPPTRALFADWEGKARSVVAHLRMVAARFPADGRVRALVGELLSSGTEFAALWEDHSVANCDSFTNVLRHPQVGELTLFQEVLRTEQPELMVVAFTVEPGSPSETALRLLGALTAGRADHRVAVS comes from the coding sequence ATGGATGAGCTCGGGAAATTCCTCAAGTCCCGTCGTGCCAGGCTGCATCCGGCGGACACCGCGCTCGGGAGCTACGGGGGGCGCCGCCGCGTCCCGGGGCTGCGCCGGGAGGAGCTCGCCCAGCTGGCCGGGGTCAGCGCCTCCTACTACGCCCGGCTGGAGCAGGGGTTGGGGCAGAACGTCTCCGACGCCGTCCTCGACTCGCTGGCCCGGGCGCTGCGCCTGGACGACGCCGAGCGGGCCCACCTGCTCGCGCTGGCCCGCCCCAACCGCGCGGCGGCCGGCTGCGCCGCCCGGGTGGCCCGCCAACTCCCGGACGGGTTGCAGCGGTTGATGGCGATGATGGGCGACGTGCCGGTCATGGTGCTCTCCCCGACCTCCGACGTGCTGGCCTGGAACCCGCTGGCACGCGCGGTGTTCGGCGCGCACCACGGGGACCGCGACGACCGGGACGACCGCGCGGGGCACGAGGGGCTGCCCAACATGACCCGGATGATCTTCCTCGACCCGCCGACCCGGGCGCTGTTCGCCGACTGGGAGGGCAAGGCCCGCTCGGTGGTCGCGCACCTGCGGATGGTGGCGGCCCGGTTCCCGGCCGACGGCCGGGTCCGCGCGCTGGTCGGTGAACTGCTGTCCTCCGGAACGGAGTTCGCCGCCCTGTGGGAGGACCACTCGGTGGCCAACTGCGACTCGTTCACCAACGTGCTGCGCCACCCGCAGGTGGGGGAGCTCACCCTCTTCCAGGAGGTCCTGCGGACCGAGCAGCCGGAGCTCATGGTGGTGGCCTTCACCGTCGAGCCGGGCTCCCCGTCCGAGACGGCGCTGCGCCTGCTGGGCGCGCTGACCGCGGGCCGCGCGGACCACCGGGTCGCCGTCTCCTGA
- a CDS encoding DUF899 domain-containing protein has protein sequence MDLSPIVTKDEWLAARKDLLEQEKELTRLRDAVSASRRALPRVRIEKEYVFEAPGASPTLLDLFQGRRQLIVRHFMFDPAWEEGCPGCSMQADSVGHLAHLHNRDTSFVMVARAPIAKIEAFRQRMGWDLPFVSSHGNDFNHDFHVTTDKGELPGVSSFLREGDEVFHTNSVYDRGSEVTLNTYNYLEMTLLGRQEEGLARPWDWWRHHDRYDDESAKGPGENWWNGQDKFSS, from the coding sequence GTGGATCTGTCGCCCATCGTGACCAAGGACGAGTGGCTCGCCGCCCGGAAGGACCTGCTGGAGCAGGAGAAGGAGCTCACCCGCCTGCGCGACGCGGTCTCGGCGTCCCGGCGCGCGCTGCCCCGGGTGCGGATCGAGAAGGAGTACGTCTTCGAGGCGCCCGGGGCCTCGCCCACGCTGCTCGACCTGTTCCAGGGCCGCCGGCAGCTGATCGTCCGTCACTTCATGTTCGACCCGGCCTGGGAGGAGGGCTGCCCCGGCTGCTCGATGCAGGCCGACTCGGTGGGGCACCTGGCCCACCTGCACAACCGCGACACCTCGTTCGTGATGGTGGCCCGGGCGCCGATCGCCAAGATCGAGGCGTTCCGGCAGCGGATGGGCTGGGACCTCCCCTTCGTCTCCTCCCACGGCAACGACTTCAACCACGACTTCCACGTGACCACCGACAAGGGCGAACTGCCCGGCGTGAGCTCCTTCCTGCGCGAGGGCGACGAGGTCTTCCACACCAACTCGGTGTACGACCGCGGCAGCGAGGTCACCCTGAACACCTACAACTACCTGGAGATGACCCTGCTGGGCCGGCAGGAGGAGGGCCTGGCCCGCCCCTGGGACTGGTGGCGGCACCACGACCGCTACGACGACGAGAGCGCCAAGGGGCCCGGCGAGAACTGGTGGAACGGCCAGGACAAGTTCAGCTCCTGA
- a CDS encoding MFS transporter gives MTTIPDPRNRMSTRLRLTLFVLLGAQFMLSVDFSILNVALPQIGSGVGISSDDLPWVASAYALPAAGFTLLFGRIADLFGRRRLFLAGITLLTVASVLGGVSDSGGPLLTARVLQGLSTAMAAPAALSLLTTSFSEGAMRERVLGLNGALLSGGFTVGALVGGTLVGLLSWRWAFLINVPVAVAILIATPRLIADSRAPEKVRLDVPGAVSVTAGLLAFTYGIIGKNLLVAAVGVVLLGVFWAIELRAPAPLASVRILKRPTVKWGNFAGLVVFAMESALIFLMTLYLQDVLHFAPLTTGLIFGVPGLAAVAAGVIAGRVIGRFGTRAVLTVGLSVQGLATAPLVLLGTDRVMLAVLLPALFISFFGHVTSIVAYTVTATSGLPDSEQGLATGLAALSQQVAATIGIPILSAVAASRAVQLDGIRLALGVDVIVTLLAVGLVWVGLRPRAEAPPATAADPRVEVEEQPAGR, from the coding sequence ATGACCACGATTCCCGACCCGCGGAACCGCATGAGCACCCGGCTCAGACTGACCCTGTTCGTGCTGCTGGGCGCGCAGTTCATGCTGTCCGTCGACTTCTCGATCCTCAACGTCGCGCTCCCCCAGATCGGTTCCGGGGTCGGGATATCCTCCGACGACCTGCCGTGGGTGGCGTCGGCCTACGCGCTGCCGGCCGCCGGCTTCACCCTGCTGTTCGGCCGGATCGCCGACCTATTCGGCCGCCGCCGGCTCTTCCTCGCGGGCATCACGCTGCTCACCGTGGCCTCGGTGCTCGGCGGCGTCTCGGACAGCGGCGGCCCGCTGCTGACCGCGCGCGTCCTGCAGGGTCTGTCGACCGCGATGGCCGCCCCGGCCGCGCTGTCCCTGCTGACCACCTCGTTCTCCGAGGGCGCGATGCGGGAGCGGGTGCTGGGCCTGAACGGCGCGCTGCTGTCCGGCGGGTTCACGGTGGGCGCCCTGGTCGGCGGCACCCTGGTCGGGCTGCTCAGCTGGCGCTGGGCCTTCCTGATCAACGTCCCGGTGGCCGTCGCCATCCTGATCGCGACGCCGCGGCTGATCGCCGACAGCCGGGCCCCGGAGAAGGTCCGGCTCGACGTGCCCGGCGCCGTCTCGGTGACGGCCGGCCTGCTCGCGTTCACCTACGGCATCATCGGCAAGAACCTGCTGGTCGCCGCCGTCGGCGTGGTGCTGCTCGGCGTGTTCTGGGCGATCGAGCTGCGCGCGCCCGCGCCGCTCGCCTCGGTGCGCATCCTCAAGCGCCCCACCGTGAAGTGGGGCAACTTCGCCGGGCTCGTCGTCTTCGCGATGGAGAGCGCGCTGATCTTCCTGATGACGCTGTACCTCCAGGACGTGCTGCACTTCGCCCCGCTGACCACCGGCCTGATCTTCGGCGTCCCCGGGCTCGCGGCGGTGGCCGCCGGTGTCATCGCGGGCCGGGTGATCGGCCGCTTCGGCACCCGGGCCGTACTGACCGTCGGCCTGTCGGTGCAGGGGCTGGCCACCGCGCCGCTGGTCCTGCTCGGCACCGACCGGGTCATGCTGGCGGTGCTGCTGCCCGCCCTGTTCATCAGCTTCTTCGGGCACGTGACCTCGATCGTCGCCTACACCGTGACCGCGACCTCCGGCCTGCCGGACTCCGAGCAGGGGCTGGCGACCGGCCTCGCCGCGCTCAGCCAGCAGGTGGCGGCCACCATCGGCATCCCGATCCTCAGCGCCGTCGCGGCCTCCCGCGCCGTGCAGCTGGACGGCATCCGGCTCGCGCTCGGCGTCGACGTGATCGTCACGCTCCTCGCGGTGGGCCTGGTGTGGGTGGGCCTGCGCCCCCGCGCCGAGGCGCCGCCCGCGACCGCGGCCGACCCCCGGGTCGAGGTCGAGGAGCAGCCCGCGGGCCGCTGA
- a CDS encoding SDR family NAD(P)-dependent oxidoreductase has product MESLLTDRTAVVYGAGAVGGAVARAFAREGARVFVAGRGEAGLKQLAHDVESEGGSLVTAQVDALDRDAVEGFLDSVVERTGGLDVSFCATSTRRPGGAQGAALGELSFEDFALPIIDFTKAQFVTANAAAARMVPRGRGAIMMMTAAPARVPYPYTAGFGPAWAAVEGFARTLAAELGPQGVRVLCLHSAGSPEAARSMESTMATGLPELPARQAGWQERSAARNLLGRWPALADVGNMAAFLASDLAPVSTGTTVDLTGGMVGR; this is encoded by the coding sequence ATGGAGAGTCTGCTGACGGACCGGACGGCGGTCGTCTACGGCGCCGGGGCGGTCGGCGGCGCGGTGGCCCGGGCCTTCGCCCGCGAAGGGGCCCGGGTGTTCGTCGCGGGCCGGGGCGAGGCCGGGCTCAAGCAACTGGCCCACGACGTGGAGTCCGAGGGCGGCTCACTGGTCACCGCGCAGGTCGACGCGCTCGACCGGGACGCGGTCGAGGGCTTCCTGGACTCCGTGGTCGAGCGGACCGGTGGCCTCGACGTCTCGTTCTGCGCGACCTCCACCCGGCGGCCCGGCGGCGCCCAGGGCGCGGCCCTCGGCGAGCTGTCCTTCGAGGACTTCGCGCTGCCGATCATCGACTTCACCAAGGCCCAGTTCGTCACCGCCAACGCGGCGGCGGCCCGGATGGTGCCGCGCGGGCGGGGCGCGATCATGATGATGACCGCCGCGCCCGCGCGCGTCCCCTACCCCTACACCGCCGGGTTCGGCCCGGCCTGGGCGGCGGTCGAGGGCTTCGCCCGCACCCTCGCGGCCGAACTCGGGCCGCAGGGCGTACGGGTGCTCTGCCTGCACTCCGCCGGATCACCGGAGGCGGCCCGCAGCATGGAGAGCACGATGGCGACCGGCCTGCCCGAACTGCCCGCCCGGCAGGCGGGCTGGCAGGAGCGCTCCGCCGCCCGCAACCTGCTGGGCCGCTGGCCCGCGCTGGCGGACGTCGGGAACATGGCGGCGTTCCTGGCCTCGGACCTGGCCCCCGTCTCCACGGGCACCACGGTCGACCTGACCGGCGGCATGGTCGGCCGCTGA
- a CDS encoding acyl-CoA dehydrogenase family protein, translating into MSSTGIPTREEIVERVSALVPALREQAAWSEENRRLSEETVSALTEAGVFRLRTPVRYGGYECDTSTLVEVAMELGRADGAIAWTSSVFWIPTWIAGLFPDAAQDEVFTSAAPRVCGTNSPTGTAVPTEGGIVLNGSWKFVSGAWHAGWQEIAAILLRPDAEPEPVMGLVPMADLKIVDDWHTSALRGTGSVTTVAEELFVPEHRIIPMGAAMRPQGLSRANADSPVWRTPASLVAAASGVGVAVGLAKAAREVFFERLPGRKITYTDYTVQAEAPITHLRVAEAVNSIDQAEFHARRGAATVDAKAASGEEWKLEERAQVRNDQGEATRLAKHAVDLLVSISGGSSIHLDVPLQRIARDIQAVALHALINPDTNTELYGRALCGLEPNTLYI; encoded by the coding sequence ATGTCGTCCACTGGAATACCGACCCGGGAAGAAATCGTCGAACGGGTCTCCGCGCTGGTGCCGGCCCTCCGGGAGCAGGCGGCCTGGTCGGAGGAGAACCGCCGGCTGAGCGAGGAGACCGTCTCGGCGCTCACCGAGGCCGGCGTCTTCCGGCTCCGGACGCCGGTGCGCTACGGCGGCTACGAGTGCGACACCAGCACGCTGGTGGAGGTCGCCATGGAGCTGGGCCGGGCCGACGGCGCCATCGCCTGGACCTCCTCGGTGTTCTGGATACCGACCTGGATCGCCGGCCTGTTCCCGGACGCCGCCCAGGACGAGGTCTTCACCTCCGCGGCCCCCCGGGTCTGCGGCACCAACAGCCCCACCGGCACGGCCGTGCCGACCGAGGGCGGCATCGTGCTCAACGGCTCCTGGAAGTTCGTCAGCGGGGCCTGGCACGCGGGCTGGCAGGAGATCGCCGCGATCCTGCTCCGTCCGGACGCCGAGCCCGAGCCCGTCATGGGGCTGGTCCCGATGGCGGACCTGAAGATCGTCGACGACTGGCACACCAGCGCGCTGCGCGGCACCGGCAGCGTCACCACGGTGGCGGAGGAGCTGTTCGTCCCGGAGCACCGGATCATCCCGATGGGGGCCGCGATGCGCCCGCAGGGGCTGTCCCGGGCCAACGCCGACTCCCCGGTCTGGCGGACCCCGGCCTCCCTGGTCGCGGCGGCCTCCGGCGTCGGCGTGGCGGTCGGTCTGGCCAAGGCGGCCCGGGAGGTGTTCTTCGAGCGGCTGCCCGGCCGGAAGATCACCTACACCGACTACACCGTGCAGGCCGAGGCCCCGATCACCCACCTGCGGGTCGCCGAGGCGGTCAACAGCATCGACCAGGCGGAGTTCCACGCCCGGCGCGGCGCGGCCACCGTGGACGCCAAGGCGGCCAGTGGCGAGGAGTGGAAGCTGGAGGAGCGGGCCCAGGTCCGCAACGACCAGGGCGAGGCGACCCGGCTCGCCAAGCACGCCGTCGACCTGCTGGTGAGCATCAGCGGCGGCAGCTCGATCCACCTCGACGTCCCGCTCCAGCGGATCGCCCGGGACATCCAGGCCGTCGCCCTGCACGCCCTGATCAACCCGGACACCAACACCGAGCTCTACGGCCGGGCCCTGTGCGGCCTGGAGCCCAACACGCTGTACATCTGA
- a CDS encoding helix-turn-helix transcriptional regulator yields the protein MWQNHADPISLEELAEIASYSKFHYSRIFNQLTGTSPGRFLTAIRIFMAKQHLLETQDSVTDITYRVGYNSLGTFTSRFTRSVGVSPTRYRALAQDDDLPPLVPPTARAGHSLSSVTGQLHFPFEVGPVRVYVGAFNTPIVEGYPQACDILDEARPFHLHVPDGLWFIRAAAVATDDAFPRHQIRPPRLVGSGWAVRARGGRAYSTDVQLREVTRLDLPILLALPELDGARRLSRAGTR from the coding sequence ATGTGGCAGAATCATGCAGATCCGATTTCCCTTGAGGAACTGGCCGAAATCGCTTCCTACAGCAAATTCCACTACTCCCGGATCTTCAACCAGTTGACCGGAACCTCGCCCGGCCGATTCCTCACCGCGATCCGCATCTTCATGGCCAAGCAGCATTTACTGGAGACGCAGGACAGTGTCACCGACATCACCTACCGGGTGGGCTACAACAGCCTGGGCACCTTCACCAGCCGCTTCACCCGCAGCGTCGGCGTCTCGCCGACCCGCTACCGCGCGCTGGCCCAGGACGACGACCTGCCGCCGCTCGTCCCACCGACCGCCCGCGCCGGGCACAGCCTGTCCTCCGTCACCGGGCAGCTGCACTTCCCCTTCGAGGTCGGCCCGGTCCGGGTCTACGTGGGCGCGTTCAACACCCCGATCGTGGAGGGCTACCCGCAGGCCTGCGACATCCTGGACGAGGCCCGGCCGTTCCACCTGCACGTCCCCGACGGGCTGTGGTTCATCCGGGCGGCGGCCGTGGCCACGGACGACGCCTTCCCCCGGCACCAGATCCGTCCGCCCAGACTCGTCGGCTCGGGCTGGGCGGTCAGAGCCAGGGGCGGGCGGGCCTACAGCACCGACGTCCAGTTGCGCGAGGTGACCCGGCTCGACCTGCCGATCCTGCTGGCCCTTCCGGAGCTGGACGGGGCCAGGCGCCTGAGCCGGGCCGGCACCCGCTAG
- a CDS encoding alpha/beta fold hydrolase, producing the protein MTVKRTTVNAIEFAYLEQGDGPLALLMHGFPMSPATYRHLMPALAAAGYRAVAPYLRGFAPSTLPPDGSFAIADLVSDINGLHEALGGDGDAVLVGHDFSAPAVWGAAQDGERWSRAVVCDVPPLPVFGPMVLTPRGTDALSHFWFFQTAVAEQVVAADDLGYLDWIYRKFTADGFDATEDLKHAKDALRAPENLAAALALYRTAFPPDRFGTPEWVQEHAAVWGAPPSRPVLNLFGSEDPSFVITEAVLADIVAGLPAGSHAEVVRGAGHLGLVERPAEVNRLVLRFLAGEL; encoded by the coding sequence GTGACAGTGAAGAGAACCACCGTCAACGCCATCGAATTCGCCTACCTGGAACAGGGCGACGGACCACTGGCCCTGCTCATGCACGGCTTCCCGATGTCCCCGGCCACCTACCGCCACCTGATGCCCGCGCTGGCCGCGGCGGGCTACCGCGCCGTCGCCCCGTACCTGCGCGGCTTCGCGCCCTCGACGCTGCCGCCGGACGGCTCCTTCGCGATCGCCGACCTGGTGTCCGACATCAACGGCCTGCACGAGGCGCTGGGCGGCGACGGCGACGCCGTCCTGGTGGGGCACGACTTCAGCGCCCCCGCGGTGTGGGGCGCGGCGCAGGACGGGGAGCGCTGGTCGCGGGCGGTGGTCTGCGACGTGCCGCCGCTGCCGGTGTTCGGGCCGATGGTCCTGACGCCCCGGGGCACCGACGCGCTCAGCCACTTCTGGTTCTTCCAGACGGCGGTGGCCGAGCAGGTGGTCGCCGCGGACGACCTCGGCTACCTCGACTGGATCTACCGGAAGTTCACCGCGGACGGCTTCGACGCCACCGAGGACCTCAAGCACGCCAAGGACGCCCTGCGCGCGCCGGAGAACCTGGCCGCGGCGCTCGCCCTGTACCGGACGGCCTTCCCGCCCGACCGCTTCGGCACGCCGGAGTGGGTCCAGGAGCACGCCGCCGTCTGGGGCGCCCCGCCGAGCCGGCCGGTGCTCAACCTCTTCGGCTCGGAGGACCCCAGCTTCGTGATCACCGAGGCGGTGCTGGCGGACATCGTCGCGGGCCTGCCCGCGGGCTCGCACGCCGAGGTGGTCCGGGGCGCGGGCCACCTCGGGCTGGTCGAGCGGCCCGCCGAGGTCAACCGCCTGGTGCTGCGCTTCCTGGCCGGGGAACTCTGA
- a CDS encoding ArsR/SmtB family transcription factor yields MPTDEDLPETFHVTTDEQLRAVSNLTRHRIMAVLRFEPATITQVAERVGLAKGSSSYHVRLLERAGLVKVVRTRKVRGVTERYYAMAARSIVLPDPGEGGPDVLMRHAVADLESAPANSERYVRMAHLRLTERQFAELGARLEALADEYRALSDPALPDASLVLALFHPAPRARAEAEEGSA; encoded by the coding sequence GTGCCCACCGACGAAGATCTTCCCGAGACGTTCCACGTCACGACGGACGAGCAACTGCGCGCCGTCTCCAACCTCACCCGCCACCGGATCATGGCCGTGCTCCGCTTCGAACCCGCCACCATCACCCAGGTCGCCGAGCGGGTCGGCCTCGCCAAGGGGAGCTCCAGCTACCACGTGCGGCTGCTCGAACGGGCCGGCCTGGTGAAGGTGGTGCGGACCAGGAAGGTCCGGGGGGTCACCGAGCGGTACTACGCCATGGCCGCCCGGTCGATCGTGCTGCCCGACCCGGGCGAGGGCGGGCCGGACGTGCTGATGCGCCACGCGGTGGCCGACCTGGAGTCCGCGCCCGCGAACAGCGAGCGGTACGTGCGGATGGCGCACCTGCGGCTCACCGAGCGGCAGTTCGCCGAACTCGGCGCCCGGCTGGAGGCGTTGGCGGACGAGTACCGCGCCCTCTCCGACCCCGCGCTGCCGGACGCCTCGCTGGTCCTCGCCCTGTTCCACCCGGCGCCGCGCGCCCGGGCCGAGGCCGAGGAGGGCTCCGCATGA